Proteins from one Rhinopithecus roxellana isolate Shanxi Qingling chromosome 20, ASM756505v1, whole genome shotgun sequence genomic window:
- the LOC115895285 gene encoding 60S ribosomal protein L39 encodes MSSHKTFRIKRFLAKKQKQNRPIPQWIRMKTGNKIRYNSKRRHWRRTKLGL; translated from the coding sequence ATGTCTTCTCACAAGACTTTCAGGATTAAGCGATTcctggccaagaaacaaaagcaaaatcgtcccattccccagtggattcggatgaaaactggaaataaaataaggtacaACTCCAAAAGGAGACATTGGAGAAGAACCAAGCTGGGGCTATAA